A genomic segment from Moorena sp. SIOASIH encodes:
- a CDS encoding glycosyltransferase — protein sequence MLILVTCFSAIALAWLTGQGQITQLFAQLYIWQRNPPMWLEAPMVTQHHYLLLPTIILMVVVLGVTKISPRPRTWSRNLVVGILLALLGRYLLWRIFSTLNLVDPLNGVFSLGLFLLEMLLLTSSIIQLFLMLRVKNRSAQASQLSIDVISGRFNPSVDILIPTYNEPCFILKRTIMGCQGIDYDNKNVYLLDDTKRQNVKELAAELGCNYITRPDNSYAKAGNLNHAIPKTSGDLIVFFDADFVPTKNFLTRTVGFFKNSNVGLVQTPQSFYNPDPIAYNLGLEDVLLPEEEVFYRQVQPIRDGAGGVVCAGTSFVVKRDIIEAAGGFVTDSLTEDYFTGIRIAAMGYQVIYLDEKLSAGLAAENIAAHVAQRLRWAQGTLQAFFIDANPLTIPGLKPIQRLAHLDGLLNWFTGLSRFGFLLMPLAYSFLGVIPLQATAAELLYFLLPYYLIQLTVFSWLNLRSRSGLLSDIYSLPWCVPLSMTVIQVMLNPFGKGFKVTPKGVKRDRFVFNSKLGLPLIILFIATAVSLWMNLSTSVMYWGSGISATDAQMIQGLSLGWIWSIYNLIMLGIALLIVLDVPNPDLYQWFKLRRVVRLEIGNQTVWGMTTKISEIGAQVALTEVADLRLDTRNTATEQLPVRLEMIEEKLQLSGLVTEIDNSGEEASLRIMFDPLTLQQHRTLVEMLFCRPGRWQRRESPSEMRSLLLLFKILLKPRVLFDRQGKTVRRAECQPNRIL from the coding sequence ATGCTGATTCTAGTTACTTGTTTCAGTGCGATCGCTCTAGCTTGGTTGACTGGTCAGGGGCAGATTACCCAGCTATTTGCTCAGCTGTATATCTGGCAAAGAAACCCACCGATGTGGCTGGAAGCACCAATGGTGACTCAGCACCACTACTTATTACTGCCAACAATTATCTTAATGGTAGTTGTGCTGGGGGTCACGAAAATCTCTCCCCGTCCTCGCACTTGGTCTAGAAATTTAGTGGTGGGGATTTTGCTAGCACTATTGGGACGATATCTGCTCTGGCGAATCTTCTCTACCCTCAATTTAGTGGATCCCCTTAATGGTGTCTTTAGCCTAGGATTATTTTTACTGGAAATGTTGTTGCTAACCAGCAGTATTATCCAGCTATTTTTAATGTTAAGGGTCAAAAACCGTAGCGCTCAGGCTTCCCAGTTATCAATAGATGTGATTTCAGGAAGGTTTAATCCTTCTGTGGATATCTTAATCCCAACCTATAATGAACCCTGTTTTATTTTAAAGCGAACAATTATGGGTTGTCAAGGGATAGATTATGACAACAAAAACGTTTATTTACTAGATGATACCAAACGTCAAAATGTCAAAGAGCTAGCTGCTGAATTGGGGTGTAACTATATCACTCGTCCAGATAATTCTTATGCCAAAGCGGGAAACTTAAACCATGCTATTCCAAAAACCTCAGGGGATTTGATTGTATTCTTTGATGCGGATTTTGTCCCAACTAAAAATTTCCTGACTCGCACCGTAGGTTTTTTTAAAAATAGTAATGTGGGATTAGTCCAAACTCCTCAAAGCTTTTATAATCCTGACCCGATTGCCTACAATTTAGGTTTAGAAGATGTGCTATTGCCAGAAGAAGAGGTATTTTATAGGCAAGTTCAGCCCATCCGCGATGGTGCTGGCGGTGTGGTTTGTGCCGGAACTTCCTTTGTTGTGAAACGTGATATTATAGAAGCAGCTGGTGGTTTTGTAACCGATTCTTTGACTGAAGATTACTTTACTGGTATTCGGATAGCAGCGATGGGTTACCAGGTTATTTATTTAGATGAAAAACTTAGTGCTGGTTTAGCCGCAGAAAATATTGCTGCCCATGTAGCTCAACGATTGCGGTGGGCTCAAGGAACATTACAGGCATTTTTTATTGATGCCAACCCTCTAACTATTCCGGGGTTAAAACCAATCCAAAGGCTAGCCCATTTAGATGGATTACTAAATTGGTTTACCGGTTTATCTCGCTTCGGATTCCTGTTAATGCCCCTAGCTTATTCATTTCTAGGGGTGATTCCCTTACAAGCAACGGCTGCTGAATTGTTGTATTTCTTGCTACCTTATTATCTGATACAGCTCACAGTTTTTTCCTGGTTAAACCTTCGTTCCCGGTCAGGATTGTTGTCGGATATTTACTCATTGCCTTGGTGTGTTCCTCTGAGCATGACAGTGATACAAGTCATGCTGAATCCCTTTGGCAAAGGATTTAAGGTCACACCCAAAGGCGTAAAACGCGATCGCTTTGTGTTTAACTCCAAGTTGGGATTGCCTTTGATTATCCTATTTATCGCGACAGCAGTGAGCCTATGGATGAATTTGAGTACTTCTGTGATGTATTGGGGGAGTGGGATATCAGCTACTGACGCTCAGATGATTCAAGGTCTGAGTCTAGGTTGGATTTGGAGTATCTATAACCTGATCATGTTGGGTATTGCTTTATTGATTGTACTGGATGTCCCCAATCCTGACCTTTACCAGTGGTTCAAGTTGCGCCGAGTGGTGCGGCTTGAGATCGGAAATCAGACCGTCTGGGGTATGACCACCAAGATTTCAGAAATTGGTGCTCAAGTGGCCTTGACGGAGGTGGCTGATTTACGATTAGATACCCGAAACACTGCTACTGAACAGTTGCCAGTGAGACTAGAGATGATCGAGGAAAAGCTACAGTTGTCAGGACTAGTTACTGAAATTGACAACAGTGGTGAGGAAGCTAGTCTACGGATTATGTTTGACCCATTAACTCTCCAACAGCATCGCACTTTGGTAGAAATGCTCTTTTGTCGTCCGGGTCGATGGCAGCGACGGGAAAGTCCATCAGAAATGCGATCGCTTTTACTGTTGTTTAAGATTTTGCTGAAACCGCGAGTGCTATTTGATCGCCAGGGTAAGACAGTACGTCGTGCGGAATGTCAGCCAAACCGAATCCTTTAA
- a CDS encoding FAD-dependent oxidoreductase has product MFKLNRRKFLLRSALTFATTTIYAQVKAQTSSTPGKLKPGLPPQKTIVVGAGVSGLVAAYELAAVGHTVTVLEARERVGGRVLTLRGHFSEGHFVEAGAARIPPDHDLTLAYIKHFGLGLKLFYPREGLYIRWKDGQRTLVSADELARSWPKGRILEWTKIGRGSDRLPQAFATALAGKINIGDAVTRIEQTSLGVRVFCKSGRQYNGDSVLCTVPMPVLGQIAFNPPLSPQKQMAFSGGYNYRPATRMFVEFPERFWEKEGLNGWGLFSDRPEELWQPTWDSPGKTGILHSYLKGEAALAMDALDPEQRLAQLLQQWEEILPGVGNYQLSAITHSWTNDPWSRAGWAYPSKAQEDNLFNELRRREGRIYFAGEHTSSTRGWLQGALESGLRAAKQIHQARSEPISG; this is encoded by the coding sequence ATGTTCAAACTTAATCGCCGTAAATTTTTATTGCGTAGTGCCTTAACCTTTGCTACTACAACAATCTATGCTCAAGTTAAAGCCCAAACCTCAAGCACTCCAGGAAAATTAAAACCAGGGTTGCCACCTCAGAAAACGATCGTTGTAGGGGCTGGGGTCTCTGGTCTGGTAGCAGCCTATGAGCTGGCGGCAGTGGGTCATACAGTGACGGTTTTAGAAGCCCGCGAGCGAGTGGGCGGTAGAGTTTTAACTCTGCGGGGTCATTTTAGCGAAGGACATTTCGTGGAAGCAGGAGCCGCAAGGATTCCTCCAGATCACGATCTAACCCTTGCCTATATTAAACACTTCGGTTTAGGTCTAAAGCTTTTTTATCCCAGGGAAGGGCTTTACATTAGGTGGAAAGATGGTCAACGGACCCTAGTTTCTGCCGATGAATTAGCCAGATCCTGGCCAAAAGGACGAATATTGGAATGGACTAAGATTGGGCGGGGTTCAGATCGGTTGCCACAAGCTTTTGCCACGGCTCTAGCCGGGAAAATTAATATTGGTGATGCCGTCACTCGCATCGAACAAACATCTCTAGGGGTTAGAGTTTTTTGTAAATCTGGACGGCAATACAATGGGGATTCTGTACTTTGCACTGTACCTATGCCGGTGCTGGGACAGATCGCTTTTAATCCGCCACTGTCTCCTCAAAAACAGATGGCTTTTTCGGGTGGTTACAACTATCGCCCTGCTACTCGAATGTTTGTGGAATTTCCCGAACGTTTCTGGGAAAAAGAAGGTTTAAATGGTTGGGGTTTATTTAGCGATCGCCCTGAAGAACTGTGGCAACCCACTTGGGATAGTCCCGGAAAAACAGGGATTTTGCATTCCTATCTAAAGGGGGAAGCTGCTCTAGCTATGGATGCTCTAGACCCAGAGCAAAGATTAGCTCAATTACTACAGCAGTGGGAAGAGATTTTACCTGGAGTTGGTAACTATCAGCTGAGTGCTATAACTCATTCTTGGACGAATGACCCTTGGTCGAGGGCAGGTTGGGCATATCCGAGTAAAGCTCAAGAAGACAATTTGTTTAATGAACTCAGACGTAGAGAAGGACGAATTTATTTTGCTGGAGAACATACCTCTTCTACTAGGGGATGGTTACAGGGGGCATTAGAATCTGGACTAAGGGCTGCTAAACAGATTCATCAGGCAAGATCAGAACCCATATCTGGTTAA
- a CDS encoding metallophosphoesterase, with amino-acid sequence MTTPRLYLPKPREAVGNYLRIISINDVYDIKNYPYVETVIKSLKETSEYAVVIACLSGDFLSPCLITSLDGGKAMLDVLKVVNIDYICLGNHEFDVTVDVLGERFKTYEGKCLNSNILDLPIVDASGQLLPKYDIVEVGSRRVAFAGFCTSKINTFRPGANLTIQPIFDALKETWSKCSNDATMLIPLTDQTIAEDRELATGIEQDDQLSGKVPVIVGGHEHEIYIEKIERSLIVKAGADATNVVVVDVWWDASEQWHSAVHLLPASHFDADLKVQKFVESTENFLGSLMDVEIFEVKEPMSSKRT; translated from the coding sequence ATGACAACTCCTCGATTGTATCTGCCCAAACCCCGAGAGGCGGTGGGCAACTATCTCAGAATCATTTCGATCAATGATGTTTACGACATCAAGAATTATCCCTACGTGGAAACAGTGATTAAATCCCTGAAGGAAACATCGGAATATGCCGTGGTGATTGCCTGCCTCAGCGGAGACTTTCTCTCTCCTTGTTTAATTACCTCACTTGATGGCGGTAAAGCCATGCTGGACGTGCTCAAGGTAGTCAACATTGATTATATTTGCTTGGGCAACCATGAATTCGATGTGACCGTGGATGTCCTAGGTGAGCGTTTTAAAACCTACGAAGGGAAATGCTTAAATAGCAACATCTTGGACTTGCCAATTGTGGATGCCAGTGGTCAGCTGCTTCCGAAATATGACATTGTTGAAGTCGGTTCTCGTAGAGTTGCCTTTGCTGGATTTTGCACTAGTAAGATCAATACTTTCCGACCCGGGGCGAACCTAACCATTCAACCGATCTTTGATGCGTTAAAAGAAACCTGGTCTAAGTGTTCCAATGACGCAACCATGCTGATTCCGCTGACCGATCAGACCATTGCCGAAGATCGGGAACTAGCCACGGGGATCGAGCAAGATGACCAACTTAGTGGTAAGGTTCCTGTAATTGTTGGGGGGCACGAGCATGAGATTTATATTGAGAAAATTGAGCGGAGTCTGATTGTTAAGGCTGGTGCTGATGCTACTAATGTGGTTGTTGTTGATGTCTGGTGGGATGCTTCCGAGCAGTGGCATAGTGCTGTTCATCTGTTACCAGCCAGCCATTTTGATGCCGATCTCAAGGTCCAAAAGTTTGTAGAAAGTACCGAAAATTTTCTAGGTTCGCTGATGGATGTGGAAATTTTTGAGGTGAAAGAACCCATGTCCTCTAAACGGACGTGA
- a CDS encoding SRPBCC family protein, giving the protein MTRVFTSAVINTHIDKVWMKIRDFNALPNWHPAIANSYIENDEPSDKVGCIRNFNLKEGGNIREKLLVLSDLDYLFSYSILESPMPLTNYVATFQLKPITDGDRTYAEWTAIFDCDPQDENHLIKLVGDGVFQTGFNALNQIFNK; this is encoded by the coding sequence ATGACTAGAGTTTTTACAAGTGCTGTTATCAATACTCATATTGATAAAGTCTGGATGAAGATCAGAGATTTTAATGCTCTGCCTAACTGGCATCCAGCTATTGCTAACAGTTACATAGAAAATGATGAACCTAGCGATAAAGTTGGCTGTATTCGTAATTTCAATCTCAAAGAAGGGGGGAATATTCGAGAGAAGCTATTGGTTCTAAGCGACTTAGATTATTTATTTTCCTACTCAATTCTCGAATCCCCCATGCCATTAACGAACTATGTGGCAACATTTCAGCTTAAGCCAATCACAGATGGAGATCGAACTTATGCTGAATGGACAGCAATATTTGACTGTGACCCCCAAGACGAAAATCATCTGATTAAGTTAGTAGGTGATGGTGTTTTTCAGACAGGTTTCAACGCATTGAACCAGATATTTAATAAATAA
- a CDS encoding cupin domain-containing protein — MADAQYWIEKLKLDKLEEIGGYFRSHLKSEKTVSQIAASEGGNDRRLWEVNYYLLQNNDVTALHQLKQDEIWHFYAGNPLALHIFPNDGNYRKIKLGSNLDAGEVFQAVATHDTWFGATMVEPNSFALVGTTLAPGWHPTDSTKPTPNQLEKLMEIYPQHQELIKRLTLSI; from the coding sequence ATGGCAGATGCACAGTATTGGATAGAGAAACTAAAACTCGATAAATTAGAAGAAATTGGCGGCTACTTTCGCTCACATCTTAAATCAGAAAAAACCGTCTCTCAGATAGCTGCTTCAGAAGGTGGCAATGATCGTAGATTGTGGGAAGTCAATTATTACCTCCTGCAGAATAATGATGTTACAGCACTTCATCAACTCAAGCAAGATGAAATATGGCATTTTTACGCGGGTAACCCATTGGCTCTTCATATATTCCCCAATGATGGAAATTACCGGAAAATTAAGCTGGGTAGTAACTTGGACGCGGGTGAAGTTTTTCAAGCAGTTGCAACCCATGATACTTGGTTTGGGGCGACAATGGTTGAACCCAATTCTTTTGCACTAGTTGGTACTACTCTAGCGCCCGGTTGGCATCCAACCGATTCCACAAAACCTACTCCTAATCAGTTGGAAAAATTGATGGAAATTTATCCGCAACATCAAGAGTTAATTAAGCGATTAACGCTTAGTATATAG
- a CDS encoding GMC oxidoreductase, with translation MTVFSSPNLNYGYPRPGQQELNSQDIMNHVFFLSPSEWKKTREEKQFDYIVIGSGFCALGFIERVINKDDNARILLIERGSFFLPEHVQNLPTSYQKLLLKQALKTFPWTLSSKTLNLNKYIKWQHGIIPFFGGGSTLWSAWCPEPTTAEMNGWPQATIKAAQDYFKTAKMLLNVVGANDEETGNIFDHWQNKLTERLKQNLQDIKSATRVQHAQIAVGTPTITSTDVEKFSTPGPLLDEVIKCQEEAKKRQIDSRLSIVTECTVTRIWQQENQATALETTRGVVNVGDSKVILAMGSIPSTTLVLNSFPQAKNAGKRFTGHFISAIVARIPRDDFLEIFDWEESIKDDLRKKNLELAAIYLAGVDQETQGQYHIQLSAISDPDPTNKTHIDTAARNMPDVVATASPKQLETSKDYIVFVCAVLGELFDNPGNGLEKNDGDDPTTNVTLQVLETDKDLSLWDTMDKATFEVLEQGLSPKGKDRVEYWHGDPDTGQWKRERHKTRVPGLVHEASTMWIGDDEEAVVGLDYRLKGVENVYITGASLWPTGGSWNPTLTMVALAQHLADNLTEQAKETKT, from the coding sequence ATGACTGTATTCTCATCACCAAATCTTAATTATGGGTATCCCAGGCCTGGTCAACAGGAACTTAATAGTCAAGACATCATGAACCATGTCTTTTTTCTTTCCCCCAGTGAATGGAAAAAGACGCGAGAAGAAAAACAATTTGACTATATCGTTATTGGCAGTGGCTTTTGTGCTCTTGGCTTTATTGAGAGAGTTATTAATAAAGATGATAATGCCAGAATTCTGCTCATCGAACGCGGGTCATTTTTCCTGCCAGAACACGTTCAAAACTTACCGACTTCCTACCAAAAACTGTTACTCAAGCAGGCGTTAAAAACCTTTCCCTGGACTTTATCATCTAAGACCCTTAATCTTAATAAATATATTAAATGGCAGCATGGGATAATCCCCTTTTTCGGAGGTGGCTCGACCCTATGGAGTGCCTGGTGCCCGGAACCGACAACAGCGGAAATGAACGGTTGGCCTCAAGCAACGATTAAGGCAGCCCAAGACTATTTTAAGACGGCGAAAATGTTGCTGAATGTGGTTGGAGCCAATGACGAAGAAACCGGAAATATCTTTGACCACTGGCAAAATAAACTAACTGAGAGATTGAAGCAGAATCTTCAGGATATTAAGTCAGCCACCCGCGTCCAACATGCTCAGATTGCCGTTGGCACTCCAACGATTACATCCACTGACGTGGAAAAGTTTTCCACACCAGGGCCACTTCTGGATGAGGTAATAAAATGCCAGGAAGAAGCCAAAAAACGTCAGATTGATTCCCGACTGAGTATTGTCACCGAATGTACAGTGACACGGATCTGGCAACAGGAAAACCAAGCAACAGCATTGGAAACAACCCGTGGGGTGGTCAATGTTGGCGATAGTAAAGTTATTTTAGCCATGGGGAGTATACCGTCAACAACCCTGGTTTTGAATTCTTTTCCACAGGCAAAAAATGCGGGTAAGCGGTTTACCGGCCACTTTATCAGTGCCATTGTTGCCCGTATTCCCCGAGACGACTTTCTGGAAATCTTTGACTGGGAAGAAAGCATTAAAGATGATTTAAGGAAAAAAAATCTGGAGTTGGCAGCTATCTACTTGGCTGGCGTCGATCAGGAAACTCAGGGACAATATCACATTCAACTCTCAGCTATATCCGATCCTGACCCAACTAATAAGACTCACATTGATACAGCGGCTCGTAATATGCCGGATGTGGTAGCCACCGCCTCACCCAAGCAACTTGAGACATCCAAGGATTACATCGTGTTTGTCTGTGCGGTTCTGGGTGAACTATTCGATAACCCTGGTAACGGATTAGAAAAAAATGATGGGGACGATCCCACAACCAATGTTACCCTGCAAGTGTTGGAAACGGACAAAGACTTATCCCTGTGGGATACTATGGACAAAGCCACTTTTGAGGTTCTTGAGCAGGGTTTGTCCCCAAAAGGAAAAGACCGAGTAGAATATTGGCACGGTGATCCCGATACGGGACAATGGAAGCGCGAACGCCACAAAACTCGTGTTCCCGGATTGGTACACGAAGCCTCAACCATGTGGATTGGGGATGATGAAGAGGCTGTTGTCGGATTAGATTATCGGCTCAAGGGTGTAGAGAACGTCTATATCACCGGAGCTTCACTTTGGCCCACTGGCGGTTCTTGGAACCCAACGTTGACCATGGTTGCCCTTGCCCAACATCTAGCCGATAACCTAACCGAACAAGCAAAGGAAACTAAGACATAG
- a CDS encoding EF-hand domain-containing protein — MTTPRLYLPKPREAVGNYLRIISINDVYDIKNYPYVETVIQSLKETSEDAVVIACLSGDFLSPCLLTSVDGGKAMLDVLKLVNIDYICLGNHEFDVTVDVLRERFKTYEGKCLNSNILDLPIVDASGQPLPKYDIVEVGSHRVAFGGFCTNNTDLFRPGTNLTIQPIFDALKETWSKCSNDATMLIPLTHQTIAEDRELATGIQQDHQLSGKVPVIVGGHEHEIYIEKIERSLIVKAGADATNVVVVDVWWDASEQWHSAVHLLPTSHFDADPKVQKFVESTQNFLGSLMDVEIFEVKEPMSSKRTRFQPEKVASILCSYIKKSLNNVDIVMIQGGSFRGKRYYEKGESFRYRDLLEEMPLDTQMALIQVPGYVLQESITETRGTPEREASNFLHADLDVVVEDYPSLKIVSINHAPFDPQKIYTLSIVQFLLRGLDQIKPLVDYVNANGGAPALEQCLPGQNLIVESCMKDAWRVLINYEEWDADGDGKMTTEELKQGFKNAFAFLDQNQDGYISPAEVQGALAKRTGCTQKELISLMFEVLDVDKDGMVSMDELALLAM, encoded by the coding sequence ATGACAACTCCTCGATTGTATCTGCCAAAACCCCGAGAGGCAGTGGGAAACTATCTCAGAATTATTTCGATCAATGATGTTTACGACATCAAGAATTATCCCTACGTGGAAACAGTGATTCAATCCCTAAAGGAAACATCGGAAGATGCCGTGGTGATTGCCTGCCTCAGTGGAGACTTTCTCTCTCCTTGTTTACTTACCTCAGTTGATGGGGGTAAAGCCATGCTGGACGTGCTTAAGCTAGTCAACATTGATTATATTTGCTTGGGCAACCATGAATTCGATGTTACCGTCGATGTCCTGCGTGAGCGTTTCAAAACCTACGAAGGAAAATGCTTAAATAGCAACATCTTGGACTTGCCAATTGTGGATGCCAGTGGTCAGCCACTTCCGAAATATGACATTGTTGAAGTCGGTTCTCATAGAGTTGCCTTTGGTGGATTTTGCACTAACAATACCGATCTTTTCAGACCAGGGACGAACCTAACCATTCAACCGATATTTGATGCTTTAAAGGAAACCTGGTCTAAGTGTTCCAATGACGCAACTATGCTGATTCCCCTGACCCATCAGACCATTGCAGAAGATCGGGAACTAGCCACTGGGATCCAGCAAGATCACCAACTTAGTGGTAAGGTTCCTGTAATTGTTGGGGGGCACGAGCATGAGATTTATATTGAGAAAATTGAGCGGAGTCTGATTGTTAAAGCTGGTGCTGATGCTACTAATGTGGTTGTTGTTGATGTGTGGTGGGATGCTTCCGAGCAGTGGCATAGTGCTGTTCATCTGTTGCCAACCAGCCATTTTGATGCCGATCCCAAGGTCCAAAAGTTTGTAGAAAGTACCCAAAATTTTCTAGGTTCGCTCATGGATGTAGAAATTTTTGAGGTGAAAGAACCGATGTCCTCTAAACGGACGCGATTCCAACCCGAAAAAGTGGCCTCAATCCTATGTTCTTATATCAAGAAAAGCTTGAATAATGTCGATATAGTTATGATCCAGGGAGGATCCTTTCGGGGTAAGCGATACTATGAGAAGGGAGAATCGTTCAGATATAGGGATTTGTTGGAAGAGATGCCATTGGATACCCAAATGGCCTTGATTCAGGTGCCTGGGTACGTCTTACAAGAGTCTATTACCGAAACTCGCGGCACGCCCGAGCGGGAAGCATCCAATTTTCTCCATGCCGATCTTGATGTAGTAGTTGAAGACTACCCCAGTCTGAAAATTGTCAGCATTAACCACGCCCCATTTGACCCCCAAAAGATTTACACCCTCAGTATTGTCCAATTCTTGCTGAGGGGGCTCGATCAAATCAAACCGTTGGTAGATTATGTCAACGCAAATGGAGGTGCTCCAGCTTTGGAGCAATGTCTTCCAGGCCAAAACCTGATCGTAGAAAGCTGTATGAAAGATGCCTGGAGAGTCCTAATTAATTATGAGGAATGGGACGCCGATGGCGATGGGAAAATGACCACAGAAGAGCTGAAACAGGGTTTCAAAAATGCCTTTGCCTTTCTCGATCAAAATCAAGATGGCTATATTTCCCCGGCAGAAGTACAGGGAGCATTGGCAAAACGGACAGGCTGCACCCAGAAAGAATTAATTAGCCTGATGTTTGAGGTGTTGGATGTCGATAAAGATGGTATGGTGTCGATGGATGAACTGGCATTGTTAGCAATGTAA
- a CDS encoding amino acid ABC transporter substrate-binding protein, producing MPKWSSLVLATLVLVAPLTACEGGGTSATQSRLDIVKNRGKLICGVDGGIPGFSFVDGSGNYSGLDVDVCKAVAAALFDDPKAVEYRNLDSTERFPAVRNGEVDMLSRNTTWTLSRDSSTNNLEFAPTTFYDGQGMMVRKNSGIKTLKDFKGKSVCVETGTTTELNLTDKMREAGVEFEPVVFQKADLAYTAYDEGRCDGMTSDKSQLLAKRSTLPKPDDHILLDVTMSKEPLGPVTINNDSAWFDVVKWVTFALIEAEELGITKANVAQMGSSSNPTIKRFVGVEGELGKGLGLENDFAARVIKHVGNYGEVYDRNLGKSSQFKLNRGLNDLWTRGGILYSPPFR from the coding sequence ATGCCTAAATGGAGTTCTCTGGTACTAGCCACTCTAGTATTAGTTGCACCCTTAACAGCCTGTGAAGGAGGTGGGACAAGCGCTACACAAAGCCGCTTAGATATAGTCAAGAACCGTGGCAAGCTGATTTGTGGTGTTGACGGTGGCATTCCCGGATTTAGCTTTGTGGATGGGAGCGGTAACTACTCCGGGCTAGATGTGGATGTCTGTAAAGCAGTTGCTGCTGCTTTGTTTGATGACCCAAAAGCAGTAGAGTACCGTAACCTTGACTCCACTGAGCGATTTCCCGCCGTCCGGAATGGTGAAGTGGATATGCTCTCGCGCAATACAACTTGGACTCTTAGCCGAGATAGCTCTACCAATAACTTAGAATTTGCCCCTACTACCTTCTATGATGGTCAGGGCATGATGGTGCGCAAAAACAGTGGGATTAAAACACTGAAGGATTTTAAAGGAAAATCCGTCTGTGTGGAAACTGGAACCACTACTGAGTTGAATTTAACCGACAAGATGCGGGAAGCAGGTGTCGAATTTGAGCCGGTGGTATTTCAGAAAGCAGACCTTGCCTATACTGCCTATGACGAAGGACGTTGTGACGGCATGACTTCTGATAAATCCCAACTACTGGCTAAACGCAGCACTCTGCCTAAGCCTGATGATCATATACTTCTAGATGTTACCATGTCCAAGGAACCCTTGGGACCAGTAACTATTAATAATGACTCCGCTTGGTTTGATGTAGTCAAGTGGGTTACCTTCGCCTTGATTGAAGCTGAAGAGTTAGGCATTACTAAGGCGAATGTGGCACAAATGGGCAGCAGTTCTAACCCGACTATCAAACGCTTCGTGGGTGTTGAAGGTGAATTAGGCAAAGGTCTCGGTTTAGAAAACGATTTTGCAGCGCGAGTGATTAAGCACGTGGGTAACTACGGCGAAGTCTATGACCGTAACTTGGGTAAAAGTTCTCAGTTCAAACTCAATCGGGGCCTGAATGACCTCTGGACTCGTGGGGGTATTTTGTATTCTCCACCCTTCCGTTAA